From a region of the Tenggerimyces flavus genome:
- the dinB gene encoding DNA polymerase IV, which translates to MTGKATILHADLDSFYASVEQRDDPRLRGKPVLVGGGVVLAASYEAKAFGVKTAMTGRQARELCPDAITVPCRFDAYSKASDEVFEIFRNTTPLVEGLSIDEAFLDVGGLWRIAGSPREIAAKLRRDVFAEVGLPITVGVARTKFLAKVASGVAKPDGLLVVEPEEELAFLHPLPVQKLWGVGAVTAEKLYQRGIVTVGDVALLAERGLTSMLGKAVGHHLFALANNRDPRPVTVGVRRRSIGAQRALGTRRKPPGAVEAALVGLVDRVTRRLRKASRLCRTITLRLRFDDFSRATRSHTLSRPTQQTEKILHTARGLLELAMPIIERQGITLVGVALQNLDDDATVQLELPFDHANLSALDVAIDDVHEKYGTSALTRAVHLGHDQHQTVPLLPD; encoded by the coding sequence GTGACCGGGAAGGCGACGATCCTGCACGCTGACCTCGACTCGTTCTACGCGTCGGTCGAGCAGCGTGACGACCCGCGCCTTCGCGGGAAGCCGGTGCTGGTCGGCGGCGGCGTGGTGTTGGCGGCGAGCTACGAGGCGAAGGCGTTCGGGGTCAAGACCGCGATGACCGGGCGGCAGGCGCGTGAGCTGTGCCCGGACGCGATCACGGTGCCGTGCCGGTTCGACGCGTACTCCAAGGCGAGCGACGAGGTGTTCGAGATCTTTCGCAACACCACGCCGTTGGTCGAGGGGCTGTCGATCGACGAGGCGTTCCTCGACGTCGGCGGGCTGTGGCGGATCGCCGGCTCGCCGCGGGAGATCGCGGCGAAGCTGCGGCGGGACGTGTTCGCCGAGGTGGGGTTGCCGATCACGGTCGGGGTGGCGCGGACGAAGTTCCTGGCGAAGGTCGCGTCCGGGGTGGCGAAGCCGGACGGGCTGTTGGTGGTCGAGCCGGAGGAGGAGCTCGCGTTCCTGCATCCGTTGCCGGTGCAGAAGCTGTGGGGCGTCGGCGCCGTCACCGCGGAGAAGCTGTACCAGCGCGGGATCGTGACGGTCGGCGACGTCGCGCTGCTGGCCGAGCGCGGGCTGACGTCGATGCTGGGCAAGGCGGTCGGGCACCACCTGTTCGCGCTCGCCAACAACCGCGACCCGCGGCCCGTGACGGTGGGCGTACGTCGTCGTTCGATCGGCGCGCAACGGGCACTGGGTACTCGGCGAAAGCCACCCGGTGCGGTGGAGGCGGCGCTGGTCGGGCTCGTCGACCGGGTGACCCGCCGGCTGCGGAAGGCGAGCCGGCTGTGCCGAACGATCACCCTGCGGCTGCGCTTCGACGACTTCTCCCGCGCCACCCGTTCACACACGCTGTCGCGGCCGACGCAGCAGACCGAGAAGATCCTGCACACCGCCCGCGGCCTGCTCGAGCTCGCGATGCCGATCATCGAACGCCAGGGCATCACGTTGGTGGGGGTGGCCTTGCAGAACCTCGACGACGACGCGACCGTCCAGCTGGAGCTGCCGTTCGACCACGCCAACCTCTCGGCGCTGGACGTGGCGATCGACGACGTCCACGAGAAGTACGGCACGTCGGCGCTCACCCGGGCCGTCCACCTCGGCCACGACCAGCACCAAACCGTGCCGCTCCTCCCCGACTGA
- a CDS encoding TioE family transcriptional regulator, giving the protein MPTLRPTDLAREHGISTQAVRNYERSGFLPPAERTASGYRVYTRVHAAALRAYLALIPAYGHAASGQIMAAVHRSELDHALLVIDRGHGQLLRDRETLASVRAAIEQLTDTSPAAPAGERTIGELAHRLGVTPATLRAWESVGILVPVRDPATGYRTYGASDVRDAELAHLLRRGGYLLEHIASVVQQVRTAGGTDSLAAALTGWQHKLTERGLAMLTASARLSDYLSVRLD; this is encoded by the coding sequence GTGCCCACCCTGAGACCTACGGACCTGGCCCGGGAGCACGGGATTTCCACCCAGGCGGTCCGCAACTACGAGCGGAGCGGCTTCCTCCCGCCGGCCGAGCGCACCGCGAGCGGCTACCGCGTCTACACCAGAGTGCACGCGGCAGCGCTCCGTGCCTACCTCGCGCTCATTCCCGCGTACGGCCACGCGGCCAGCGGGCAGATCATGGCGGCGGTCCACCGTTCCGAGCTCGACCACGCCTTGTTGGTCATCGACCGCGGCCACGGTCAGCTCCTCCGCGACCGGGAGACCCTGGCCTCGGTCCGGGCGGCGATCGAGCAGCTGACCGACACCTCCCCCGCGGCGCCCGCGGGTGAGCGGACGATCGGCGAGCTCGCGCACCGGCTCGGCGTGACGCCGGCGACGCTGCGCGCCTGGGAGAGCGTCGGCATCCTCGTACCTGTTCGCGATCCGGCGACCGGGTATCGCACGTACGGGGCGAGCGACGTCCGCGACGCCGAGCTCGCGCACCTGCTGCGGCGGGGCGGGTATCTGCTGGAGCACATCGCGTCCGTCGTTCAGCAGGTCCGTACGGCGGGCGGGACCGACTCGCTGGCCGCCGCGTTGACGGGCTGGCAGCACAAGCTCACCGAGCGGGGGTTGGCGATGCTGACCGCCTCGGCTCGGCTCAGCGACTATCTGAGCGTTCGTCTCGACTGA